AAGGGCCTGGTACCAAGAACAGTTTGAAAGGCCCTGCGATGACAAATGAACAGCTCAAGTCTGCCGTTGAACACGGACGAAAGCTGGTCCTCGCCCGAAAGAAGGTTGGTAGCAACGTGATTGGCTTTGGGGAAATGGGCATCGGCAATTCTTCTGCAGCCGCCCTTATCACCAGCCGACTTTGTGATGTACCCCTAGAAGCCTGTGTCGGCCGGGGAACTGGCTGCGATGATAGGCAGCTAAGGCAGAAGAGTCAGGTTCTTCGAGCTGTTCTTGAGAACCATTCTACGGCTCAAAGCCCACTTGAAGTGATGCAAGCCTTTGGAGGCTTCGAAATGGCCACAGCTCTCGGAGCCATTCTAGCTGCTGCGGAAGAAGGCATCTTGATTCTGATGGATGGTTTCATCATGAGTGCTGTCGGCCTTGCAGCGGTTACGCTACAGCCACATGTTTTAGAGTACATGGTCTTCTGTCATCGCTCTGCCTCTCCCGGGCATCGCATCATCTTAGAAACCCTCGGTGTCGAGCCCGTTCTCGATCTAAGCATGAGACTCGGCGAAGGTACGGGCATTGCCGTTGCCTACCCCCTTTTGGAGTCTGCGGTTTGCTTCCTTAATTCCATGGCAAGCTTTAAAGAGGCAGAAGTGAGCCGATCACTATGAAATTTGGTCAAAATTCACGATGGCTGCTTGTGAGCCTTAGCTTTTTTACACGCATACCAATAGACCTTTCAGAGTTGCAAAAGGAGGACCTAGAGCGCTCCCTGCGATACTTTCCCTTAGTTGGGCTGATCCTAGGAGCCATTCTAGCCCTGAGTTATACGGCCATGATTCAGATTTGGTCTCGTGATATTGCAATCATTCTTACATTGATTCTGAGCCTCGCGTTAACAGGTGGGCTCCATGAAGACGGCCTTGCCGATTCCGCCGATGGCCTATTCGGGGCATTTGAAAAAGAAAAAGTTCTCGCTATTATGAAGGATTCTCGCCTCGGTTCGTACGGAGCCTTATCTCTCATTGCTAGCTTTATTTTGAAGTATCTTTGCTTAAAGGAGATGGCCGACCCACTAGTGCCCTGGGCTTTTGTGATCGCCCACCCTCTGAGTCGGCTCGCTGCCTGTACTCTTACTTGGTACCTGCCCTATGCTCGATCGACTCCCAGCTATGCGAAGAACCTATTAAGCCATAGCCAGAAGCAGGACCGCTGGTTTCAAGGTGTCGCAGGAACGACTCCTCTTATACTACTACCCTTTACTCAGATTGCAGCCCTACTGACACTTGGGCTTGGCCTTATCCTAGTGACTAAAATGTGGCTATCTAAACGAATTGGTGGTTACACGGGTGACTGCCTCGGGGCGACTCAGCAGTGTGCCGAAATCACAATTTTTCTCTTTTTATGTTCAAACCTTACTGGTTGGAGCGGGGTTTTTTAAAGCCTTGTTGGAAGGCTTGTGACGCCATTTTATGTTCATTTTGAGCGCTACACTGAGTTCAAGTCTTGAACAAGCAACCCCTCCATGGTAACCACACCGCATCGTAACACACAAGTTTAGGAGTCTCTGCTTATGAAAAACATCCTTCTCTCAATGATTTTAGTAGCTTCTGCAAGTGCTGCAAGTGCAGGGTCGAAGGTAGATGCTGTGAAATTCAAGCCCGGCAAAGCCCCCAAGCTCGAGGGCGCTCTGGCACCCAACCAACTGCTCAAAGACGCTGAGTATTTAGGTGCTGGCCTGCTGGATGGCCCTGAAGATATTGCTATTGGCCCCGATGGCTGGATCTACACAGGAACCGCTGATGGTTATGTGAAACGTGTTTCATTCGACGGCACAGTAGAAAATGTAACCTACACAGGTGGTCATCCCTTAGGAATGGACTTTGATGCTGAAGGCAACCTCATTGTTGCGGAGCCATATTCTGGACTTCTCAAAGTAACTCCCAACGGTGACGTATCAGTTCTTGCAGATCAAGCTGAGGGCGTCCCTTTCCGCCTTACAGATGACGTAAAGGTTGCTTCAGATGGCATGATTTACTTTACTGATGCCAGTTATAAGTTTCCTCTTGAAGACTTCGAACTCGATGTTCTTGAAGCTCGCGGCAACGGTCGTTTAATGAGCTATAACCCTGGCACAGGCCTTGTTGAGGTTCTTGTAGAGGGCCTTTACTTCGCCAATGGTGTTGCATTGAGCCAAGACGAAGACTTCATTCTTGTGAATGAAACATCACGCTACCGAATGACTCGCTACTGGCTCAAAGGTGAAAAGGCTGGAACAGCTGAAGTATTCTTGAGCAATCTACCAGGAAGCCCTGATGGACTAGCTCGGGATAGCGATGGCAACTTCTTGATTGCCTTCTTCTCGACTCGTAGCAAGTTGATCGACTTTCTTCAGATGTTTCCGAAGCTCAAAAACCTACTTTCAAATTTACCTCGAAACCTATTCCCTCAGCCTGCTGCCTATGGATTCGTGGTCGTTGTATCACCGGAGGGAGAATTCATCCGGAGCTACCACGATACCAATGGATCTGTCGCTTCTGCCGTGACTGCTGTGGAGGAGTACCAAGGACAATTGATCATGGGCACCCTAAGAGGTGAGCAAATCATGATCGTCGACAAATAATTAGAGCATCGCTGCCTCGTCCGATCTTGGGCGAGGCAGCTTTTTTACGCTGGTTTTCTGCTTATGATTTTTTATCTTCGTCATACTACAATCGAAAACCTCCAAAGTCTATGCTATGGGCAAAGCGAAATGCCGCTCGCTGACAGCTACCTGCAAGAGCTTGATCATATTGCAGAGGAACTTAGTAAGCTTAATATCGAACAGGTTTTCTCTAGTCCTTCCAAGCGATGCCTCAGGCTCGCTCATGATCTTTTTCCACAAAAGCAAGTTTGTGTTGACGACAGGCTTCGTGAGCTAAATTTTGGGCGCTGGGAACAGAAGCCCTGGGGTGAAATTGCCAAAGACCAAATCGATGTTTGGGCAAGCAACTTTGTGCATCAAAGTCCTCCAGGTGGAGAATCATTTGAAAGTTTAGTTAATCGACTACAGGATTTTCACGAGGAGCATCGACAACAATCCGTTTCACTAGCGGTTTCACATGGTGGTGTGCTACGAGCAGTTCACTGCCTCAAGCATCGTCGCGGACTTGAGAAAGCATTCGATCATACTTGCAAATATGGCTCAATTATTGGCTACGAGTCAGATCTTTCCTCAGAAGTGCAATAGCTGCAACGATCAATTGGTCAAATACTTTTGTTTTTCCTATCTGCCGGAACCCCAAAATCACCAGCAAGCAGTTGCGCAGAATTTGCTTTTTGTCACCGATCAGTAGGACCCGCTCTGGAGAGCTTGAAACTGTGATCGCCTTATGGGAAAACACTGTATACTCACGATAGAAACCTTGTATATACGAGATATTCACCTCATCAAGCTCTCCTGTGAGAGAGGTGGATGTGTGAACTTCAACCACCCCATTGAAGGATGAATAAGAACTCCAGGCAGGGCTTTGAAAAAAGGAGCTAACCTGGCTCTTTACCAAGGTCTTGAGAAATAGACCTGCATCGAGGTAGTACAAGGCTTCATCCAAAAGCTTGCGAAGCTCGGGCTGGTCGGGAAAGGCAAAACCGATCAATTCACCTTGAACATAGTGGATCGACATTGGGAGTTCAGTACTTTTGCCAAGAATATAGAGATTCGCGCGGTAGACTTTTTTTTCCAGGTAATCGATGGCGAAGCGCTTTTCATTTGATTCGATACATGTCCCGCCATTACTAACATTCACTAGTGGGAAGGATGATCCCTCTAAAACAAGGTAGAAGCCATCGATTCCTCGCAGGTGATGACGATGAAATTGTCTCTTGCTCGCCCCCGACCACATTGTATCGGGTGCTGCCTCAAATTTTCCTTTTTGCCTCAGATAGCGGCCAATATTCTTTGCAAATCGCGTGAAATTCGACATGAGTCCTCTATTATCTATTTCTTAGAATTCTATCGAATGTCGCGAAGCTTTTCTATATCAAGGCTGGTAGGAGAAATACGAACGAGCTCAGGCTTGAGCACTCAATCCTTCTAAAAATCGATCCAGCGATTGCAGGGTGCGCTGGTAAGACTCATTCAAACGCTGCAGGTTCCACTGCCTTCGGGCCATGTATAGCTGACTATCATGAAGGACCTGCTGCTCTTGGCTTTCAACCAACTCTGCAAAACGGGTCGCCCCCACATTCAACGCACTGCCTTTCATTCGATGGAGCCAATAGGATATATTCGCTCCATCGTCATCCACCTGGATGGATTTGATCGATGCCAGCCCTTCTTCGGAAGAACGACGAAACAACTTACAGATATCCAGGATTAAACTCGTGTTCTTTCGCAAATTCCAAACACGCAGCAGTACGCTCTCGTCTAGAAAGTACTCACTTGGCTGATTCACAATCTCAGGGCCCACGATAACTCCCACTAGACCAAGCTTTCATGGCAGAGTTCGCCGGAAACGAACCTTTAATCAAGCATTTTCGGTAGTTGGCAATCTAGCATGGCTTTCCTCGCTAAGCAATAGTGGCTGAATTAGTCGGCGATATCCGCTTGTTACGGACAACAGTCAACTATTTCCCATAAATTCCGAACTAAAGAAGCAACGAGAAGCTCTACAAGATAAGTGGCCGGACTGACACTATGCAGAAGAATCGCATATTATTCTATGACTCTGACAACCGAAACCGACGGGATGGCGTTCGTATTCTCGCTGCCTCAGGCAGTCAGGTTATTGCCGCTAAGTCCCTTCGGGAACTCGAAAGCCTGAGTCTCCAGTATAAATACAACCTTTACATTCTTGATATCGAAGGCCATAAGCACCTGAATTCCAAAGGGCTACTGCAACCAGAGCCTCATGCAATCATCATGGCGAAATCTGGCCTCAATTCCATCTATCCCTATTTGGAGAATATGGAAAGATTTACAAACTTCATCGCCAAAGATCGTCATAATCGCCTCAGTAGCCGCGATCTTTTAGGAACAGTGTCAAAGATCCTCCACCGCGATATTTTTGGTATGAAGAAGTACTTGGGCTGGGGTGCTCACACCATGACCTTCCACGTCCGAGACTCCGAAAATCGCCAAGAATATATTGAATGTCTGAAGGATCAATGCCGGAATATGGGCCTCAGGCGCTCGATTTTAAACGACGTTGAGACGGTTACTGAAGAGTTTCTGATGAACGCGATTTACGATGCACCAGTAGATAGGCAAAGAAATAGGCTCTTCAATCACCTGAAGCGAACGAATCGAATCCAGCTGACTCCCGAACAGGCTGCCCGCCTTGAGTTTGGCAGCGATGGGAAGCGGCTGGCGATTTCAGTTACCGATCCATTCGGCTCGATTACAAGAGACCACGTGATGAGCTACTTGAGCAAATGTTTTCAAGGAGAAAACATCACCAACCTTGACGACTCCATTAGTGGTGGTGCTGGCTTAGGGCTCTACTTCTGTTTCAACCATGTTCACAGCTTGATCATCAATGTGGACCCTTTAAATCGTACTGAATTCATTGGCATCATTGATATCGACAGCTCTGTCCGCGAATCGAAAAAGCAGAAAACCAATTTTCACTTCTTTAATACTAACAACAAATCGAGAGAGTTCCTCTTAGGCGACGACCATAACGAAGAGTCAGACACTGCAACTCACCCCGATTCAGTTGCCTAACACATCCCGTACTGCAACTCTCCGCTAGGGCCTGATAGCACCGGGAAAGCTCTTGTCACAGATCTTGATTGATGCTGTAATGGCGACTCACATTTGCAGAGGAGCCAGGGTTGAATTTTCCGAGTGAAATCAAATTGTTTCAGGATTACATCGAAGTCCAATTGCGACAGCTTGCTCAAACCCGCTACAACAGCGCGTCGCCCGTTCACGGTGCTTGTCAATACGCACTAGATGGCCGTGGCAAGCGAATACGCCCCCTTTTAACGCTCCTAGCCAGCAGCGGGCTCGAAGGCAAGCAAAGTGCTGCCTTAGGGCCAGCAATGGCGGTGGAAATGATTCACACCTACTCTTTAATTCATGATGACCTCCCATGTATGGACGATGACGACATGCGCCGGGGGCGACCCACCGTCCACAAGCAATTTGACGAGCCCACAGCCTTGCTGGCCGGAGATGCACTGCTCACAGACGCTTTTCACATAGCTCTAAACCCGGATATTCCACATAAGTTTCAGTCACAGATTATATCGAGCCTCGCTGATGCTGGGGGTGGTCGTGGAATGGTTCTCGGTCAGGACCAAGATATGTTCTGGACCGGAAAAGACTCCTTCACCATCGAGAATCTTAATTTCATCCATAGTCACAAGACAGGGAAGTTAATTGCCTGTGCTTGTAAGGTGGGAGCCCTTGCAGCCGAAGCAGATGATGATACTGCAAATCGCTTCTATGATTTCGGTCTCAATCTGGGGATTGCGTTTCAGGTCATCGACGACTTGCTCGACGACACTGAAGGCACCGGGAAGTCAAAGGGCAAGGATTTAGCTCAGGGTAAGCTCACATATCTTGCCTTGATGACTGCTGCTGATGCTCGCAAGATGGCCGAGGAATTGACCCAGAAGGCCTTTGTTAATTTAGAGCCGTTTGGGGATCGTGTGAAGCTCATCAGAGGCTTGGGAGAAGCCCTACTCAACCGCAGCTACTAAGAAGAGCTATTGAGATGTTCTGCGCTAGCTTTTCCACCTGTTATGAAGCCAGAAATAATGGTCTGGATACTTGCGGACTGCTTTCTCGACTTCCTTGTTAAACAAGACTGAGTGATCGAGAATATCTTGCTCGGTATTATCACTAGTCTCAAGGTTGATAGCCGGCATCACTTCCAGAACATGCTTGCCTACCGACTTGCGGTGCATAAAGGCAGGAACAATCGGAGCTTGTCGGCGTTGCCAAATGGCAGCAAAGCTGGTGTTCGTCTTGGCTGGAGTCCCGAAAAAAGGTAGTCTCGGCTCCCCCGGACGTGCCTGATCCATGACAAACCCAACGATCTCATTGCGATCTAAGATATCGACTATTGCCTTGAAGCCATCGCCTTTCTTTTGTCTTTTGACCCACAAGAACTCATTGTGCTCACGATTCTCCTCGACAAAACGATTCATCCCTCCACCACCAACCTTTTTGACCAGAACGTGGGCTGGAGCAATGTTTCTGGTGATGTAGGAACCCATAGCCTCCCAATTTCCAAGGTGGAAGCACAGTATGTAGACCCCCTGCCCCTGCTCTAAGGCTTGACGGAGATTCTCCTCTCCTTGAATATCTACATTGGCAGAAATGTCATGGTACTTGGATCGGATAAACTCAAAGGCTGTCAAGACGAAGTTCTTATAGGAATCACGAGCTATAGCCAAACGTTCGTGGGGTTCATAGACGTCCCCCAGTGCAATCTCTAAGTTTTTTACGACCAAAGCCCGACGCAGGCGCAAGATGTCAAAGCAAAGGGTGGCAAGGCCACCTGCGATACGATCCAGCCAAGAAGCCGGAACAGCAGAGAGGAGTGCAGCAAACAAAGACATTACAACGTACATGGAGATCCCTCTAAAGTGTTTCGTAGGCATGACGCATGTTGGTTTATTTCACGGATTAGTCAAGTCCTTGTTGAATCCATACAAAAATATGGTATTCTACCTAGCTCATAATGGAGGCGGAGTATGACACGCAAGAAGACAGGCTTCGATGATCAACTCGAAGTTAAGGGAGCTGAAGAGCACAACCTTAAGCACATCAACCTTACCATCCCCAAACAAAAGCTCGTTGTCTTTACCGGCGTTTCAGGATCTGGCAAATCTTCCATGGCCTTCGACACTATATTCGCCGAGGGGCAAAGGCGCTACGTAGAGTCTTTAAGTTCCTATGCCAGGCAGTTTTTAGGGCAAATGGACAAACCCAAATATGAAACAATCCGAGGCTTGTCTCCCACCATATCAATTGAGCAAAAAGCTGCCAGTAAAAACCCACGGTCCACTGTGGGAACTATCACTGAAGTTTATGATTATTTAAGGGTCCTCTACGCTCGCATTGGCATTCAACATTGCCATAAATGCGGTGAAGAGGTTGGCCGTGGAGACCCGGAATCCATGGCCAATCAGATTTTAGAGCTGGAACCGAAGACAAAAGTTTTACTCCTTGCTCCCATTATCGAAAATCGAAAGGGGGAGCACAAAGATTTGCTTGAGGAGCTGAAAAAGGAAGGCTATCTCCGTGTTCGCGTCAACGGTGTCGTCAGCAACATCGACGATGTACAAGCTTTAACGAAACATAAGAAGCACACCATCGAGGTCGTGGTTGATCGACTAGCCATCAAGAAGCGAGCCCCTGAGTTTCGTACCCGCCTCCGAGATTCTGTAGAAACTACTGTAAAACTTGGCAAAGGCCAGCTGGTGGTGCATGTCGTCGACGGTAAGGACATGCGCATGAGCGAGGCACGGAGCTGCTGCGGCTTTGCCTTCCCTGAACTTGATCCACCCTTGTTTTCCTTCAACTCCCCCCAAGGGATGTGCACCGACTGTAACGGGCTTGGTACGGTGATGGCCATGGACCCCGACAAATTCATTCCTGACCAGAACTTGAGTATCCGCGAAGGGGCCGTTGTACCCTGGCAGAACTACTTTACCAATGGCGGTGAAGATAAGGGCGGATCGTGGAGTAAGGAGCGCTTCCTAGCGATGGAGACACAATGGGGAATAGACTTTGACACACCTTGGAAGAGTCTACCTAAGAAGCAAAAGGATTTGATCCTCCATGGTGGCGATAAGACTCTCACCATCTCTTGGGAAGGAGAAAAGAGTGCCGGTACTTGGACGCACGAGTACGAGGGGCTGCTCCACAGCTATATGCGTCGCTACTTGAAGACTAAGTCAGACTCCATGAAAACCTGGTATCAGAAGTATATGTCTTCAAGTCCTTGCAGCAGCTGTCAGGGTATGCGATTGAAGGACGAGGTTTTGACAGTCTTTGTCGCTGAAAAATCCATCATGGATATCTGCGCTTTATCCATCGAAGACGCGCTCAAGTTCTTCAAGAGCCTGAAACTCACGGGCAATCAACAACTCATTGCTAAAGAATTGATTAAAGAGATCATCAACCGACTTGAGTTTTTGGTGAACGTTGGGCTTGGTTATTTGAATATGAATCGCCACGGGCCAACCTTATCCGGTGGCGAGGCTCAACGGATACGTCTGGCATCTCAGATAGGTTGCGAGTTGACAGGTGTCTTATACATTCTCGATGAGCCGTCTATCGGGCTTCACCAACGTGATAACCGAAAGCTGCTGCATACCCTTTGCAAGCTCCGCGATTTGGGTAATTCCTTGATCGTCGTAGAGCACGACCAGGAGACCATTGAAGAGGCTGACTACGTTGTCGATTTCGGCCCTGGGGCCGGGGTAGAAGGTGGACAGATTACAGCACACGGTACACCAGCCCAGATCAAGCGAGCACGGACTTCAGTTACAGGCAAGTATCTCAGTGGCAAGCTGAACATCGAAGTTCCTGAAGAGAGACGTCATGTGACGCCGTCTAGTCCGCGAATTAGAATCATCGGCGCCAAAGAAAACAACCTGAGAAATATTACCGTCGATATTCCCTTGGGAGTCATGACTGCAGTAACTGGAGTCTCGGGTGCAGGCAAATCGACCTTGATCAATCAAATCCTCTACCCCGCTATTGCTAAGAAGCTCCATCATAGTGAGCGAGCTGTGGGCTCCCACGATAAGATCGAGGGTATCCAGCATATCGATAAAATCATCAACATCGACCAGAAGCCCATTGGCCGAACCCCTCGAAGCAATCCAGCTACGTATACTAAGGTATTTGACTTGATTCGAGACTTCTACGCCTTGCTTCCAGAATCGAAGCTGCGAGGCTATAAAAAAGGCCGTTTCAGCTTCAATGTCAAAGGAGGCCGGTGCGAAAACTGTCAGGGAGATGGTTCTATTAAAGTCGAGATGCACTTCCTTGCAGATGTTTTCGTGCCTTGTGAAGTTTGCCAAGGCCGCCGCTTCAATGATTCGACCTGCGAGATTTTGTACAAAGGACGTTCCATTGCAGATGTGCTAGATCTTTCGGTGGCCGAAGCCTGTGACGTTTTTGCCAACCACCCTAAGATTCTCGAAGTCTTAACCACCCTTATGGATGTCGGTCTGTCCTATATCAAGTTAGGTCAATCGGCAACGACGCTTTCCGGAGGAGAGGCCCAACGAATCAAACTCGCTCGCGAGCTTGCGAAGCGCGACACAGGCCGAACCCTGTATATTCTGGACGAGCCGACCACTGGCCTTCATTTTCATGACATTGCTCAGTTGTTGAGGGTCTTACAAAGATTAGCGGACAACGGTAATACTATCGTGATTATCGAGCATAACCTTGATGTTATTAAATG
The genomic region above belongs to Pseudobacteriovorax antillogorgiicola and contains:
- a CDS encoding polyprenyl synthetase family protein; amino-acid sequence: MNFPSEIKLFQDYIEVQLRQLAQTRYNSASPVHGACQYALDGRGKRIRPLLTLLASSGLEGKQSAALGPAMAVEMIHTYSLIHDDLPCMDDDDMRRGRPTVHKQFDEPTALLAGDALLTDAFHIALNPDIPHKFQSQIISSLADAGGGRGMVLGQDQDMFWTGKDSFTIENLNFIHSHKTGKLIACACKVGALAAEADDDTANRFYDFGLNLGIAFQVIDDLLDDTEGTGKSKGKDLAQGKLTYLALMTAADARKMAEELTQKAFVNLEPFGDRVKLIRGLGEALLNRSY
- a CDS encoding lysophospholipid acyltransferase family protein, whose amino-acid sequence is MYVVMSLFAALLSAVPASWLDRIAGGLATLCFDILRLRRALVVKNLEIALGDVYEPHERLAIARDSYKNFVLTAFEFIRSKYHDISANVDIQGEENLRQALEQGQGVYILCFHLGNWEAMGSYITRNIAPAHVLVKKVGGGGMNRFVEENREHNEFLWVKRQKKGDGFKAIVDILDRNEIVGFVMDQARPGEPRLPFFGTPAKTNTSFAAIWQRRQAPIVPAFMHRKSVGKHVLEVMPAINLETSDNTEQDILDHSVLFNKEVEKAVRKYPDHYFWLHNRWKS
- the cobT gene encoding nicotinate-nucleotide--dimethylbenzimidazole phosphoribosyltransferase — translated: MIKPLNRSLETEIQKRIDEKTKPLGSLGQLEHLAKQIALIQGTLNPKLNMPSLILFAGDHGLVDEGISPYPQQVTVEMLKNFVAGGAAINCFARQHDLDLSLIDCGTKIAFSHPQVIPARQGPGTKNSLKGPAMTNEQLKSAVEHGRKLVLARKKVGSNVIGFGEMGIGNSSAAALITSRLCDVPLEACVGRGTGCDDRQLRQKSQVLRAVLENHSTAQSPLEVMQAFGGFEMATALGAILAAAEEGILILMDGFIMSAVGLAAVTLQPHVLEYMVFCHRSASPGHRIILETLGVEPVLDLSMRLGEGTGIAVAYPLLESAVCFLNSMASFKEAEVSRSL
- the cobS gene encoding adenosylcobinamide-GDP ribazoletransferase — its product is MKFGQNSRWLLVSLSFFTRIPIDLSELQKEDLERSLRYFPLVGLILGAILALSYTAMIQIWSRDIAIILTLILSLALTGGLHEDGLADSADGLFGAFEKEKVLAIMKDSRLGSYGALSLIASFILKYLCLKEMADPLVPWAFVIAHPLSRLAACTLTWYLPYARSTPSYAKNLLSHSQKQDRWFQGVAGTTPLILLPFTQIAALLTLGLGLILVTKMWLSKRIGGYTGDCLGATQQCAEITIFLFLCSNLTGWSGVF
- a CDS encoding SMP-30/gluconolactonase/LRE family protein — protein: MKNILLSMILVASASAASAGSKVDAVKFKPGKAPKLEGALAPNQLLKDAEYLGAGLLDGPEDIAIGPDGWIYTGTADGYVKRVSFDGTVENVTYTGGHPLGMDFDAEGNLIVAEPYSGLLKVTPNGDVSVLADQAEGVPFRLTDDVKVASDGMIYFTDASYKFPLEDFELDVLEARGNGRLMSYNPGTGLVEVLVEGLYFANGVALSQDEDFILVNETSRYRMTRYWLKGEKAGTAEVFLSNLPGSPDGLARDSDGNFLIAFFSTRSKLIDFLQMFPKLKNLLSNLPRNLFPQPAAYGFVVVVSPEGEFIRSYHDTNGSVASAVTAVEEYQGQLIMGTLRGEQIMIVDK
- the uvrA gene encoding excinuclease ABC subunit UvrA, with the translated sequence MTRKKTGFDDQLEVKGAEEHNLKHINLTIPKQKLVVFTGVSGSGKSSMAFDTIFAEGQRRYVESLSSYARQFLGQMDKPKYETIRGLSPTISIEQKAASKNPRSTVGTITEVYDYLRVLYARIGIQHCHKCGEEVGRGDPESMANQILELEPKTKVLLLAPIIENRKGEHKDLLEELKKEGYLRVRVNGVVSNIDDVQALTKHKKHTIEVVVDRLAIKKRAPEFRTRLRDSVETTVKLGKGQLVVHVVDGKDMRMSEARSCCGFAFPELDPPLFSFNSPQGMCTDCNGLGTVMAMDPDKFIPDQNLSIREGAVVPWQNYFTNGGEDKGGSWSKERFLAMETQWGIDFDTPWKSLPKKQKDLILHGGDKTLTISWEGEKSAGTWTHEYEGLLHSYMRRYLKTKSDSMKTWYQKYMSSSPCSSCQGMRLKDEVLTVFVAEKSIMDICALSIEDALKFFKSLKLTGNQQLIAKELIKEIINRLEFLVNVGLGYLNMNRHGPTLSGGEAQRIRLASQIGCELTGVLYILDEPSIGLHQRDNRKLLHTLCKLRDLGNSLIVVEHDQETIEEADYVVDFGPGAGVEGGQITAHGTPAQIKRARTSVTGKYLSGKLNIEVPEERRHVTPSSPRIRIIGAKENNLRNITVDIPLGVMTAVTGVSGAGKSTLINQILYPAIAKKLHHSERAVGSHDKIEGIQHIDKIINIDQKPIGRTPRSNPATYTKVFDLIRDFYALLPESKLRGYKKGRFSFNVKGGRCENCQGDGSIKVEMHFLADVFVPCEVCQGRRFNDSTCEILYKGRSIADVLDLSVAEACDVFANHPKILEVLTTLMDVGLSYIKLGQSATTLSGGEAQRIKLARELAKRDTGRTLYILDEPTTGLHFHDIAQLLRVLQRLADNGNTIVIIEHNLDVIKCADWIVDIGPEGGHRGGKLVAQGTPEKVARLKRSVTGEYLKDYL
- a CDS encoding histidine phosphatase family protein, translated to MIFYLRHTTIENLQSLCYGQSEMPLADSYLQELDHIAEELSKLNIEQVFSSPSKRCLRLAHDLFPQKQVCVDDRLRELNFGRWEQKPWGEIAKDQIDVWASNFVHQSPPGGESFESLVNRLQDFHEEHRQQSVSLAVSHGGVLRAVHCLKHRRGLEKAFDHTCKYGSIIGYESDLSSEVQ
- a CDS encoding Hpt domain-containing protein, with product MGPEIVNQPSEYFLDESVLLRVWNLRKNTSLILDICKLFRRSSEEGLASIKSIQVDDDGANISYWLHRMKGSALNVGATRFAELVESQEQQVLHDSQLYMARRQWNLQRLNESYQRTLQSLDRFLEGLSAQA